The nucleotide sequence GCTGTCGCCCTTCATCGGCGGGCGGCGGCCGTCGACACGGACCACCATGTCGTGGTTCTTGCCGTCGAGCGTGGTGTGTCCGTAGATGTAGGCGTCGGCACCGAGTTCCTCGACGACATCGACCTCGACCTGCAGGCCTTCGCCGCTGCTGCTGAGGACGAGGTCCTCGGGCCGGACGCCCAGGGTGACCGTGTTGCCGGCGGCCGCATCCAGCACGTTGCGCGGAACCGGGTAGATGATGCCGCCGAAGAGGACGCCGCCGTCGGTGACGGGCAGTTCCAGGAGGTTCATCGCGGGGGAGCCGATGAAGCCTGCGACGAAGACGTTCTTCGGGCGCTCGTAGAGGTTGCGCGGAGTGTCGACCTGCTGCAGGATGCCGTCCTTCAGGACTGCGACGCGATCACCCATGGTCATGGCCTCGACCTGGTCGTGCGTCACGTAGACCGTGGTGACGCCGAGGCGCCGGGTCAGCGAGGCGATCTGGGTGCGGGTCTGCACACGGAGCTTGGCATCCAGGTTCGAGAGAGGCTCATCCATGAGGAAGACCTGCGGGTTACGCACGATCGCGCGGCCCATTGCGACGCGCTGGCGCTGGCCACCGGAGAGGGCCTTCGGCTTGCGGTCCAGGTAGTCCTCGAGGTCGAGGAGCTTCGCAGCCTCGCGGACGCGCTCGGCACGCTCTTCCTTGGAGACGCCGGCGATCTTGAGCGCGAAGCCCATGTTGTCGGCGACCGACATGTGCGGGTAGAGCGCGTAGTTCTGGAAGACCATCGCGATGTCGCGATCCTTCGGGGGGACATCCGTGACGTCACGGTCGCCGATGAGGATGCGTCCTGAGTTGACGTCTTCGAGGCCTGCGAGCATCCGCAGGGAGGTGGACTTTCCGCAACCGGAGGGTCCAACGAGGACGAGGAATTCGCCGTCGGCGATGTCGATGTTCAGCTTGTCGACAGCGGGCTTCTCGGTGCCCGGGTACAGGCGCGTGGCCTGGTCAAACGTTACCGTTGCCATGGTTTTGGTTCCTTTTCACGGGCAGGTACGTGCCCGACGATCCGTAGTGAATGGAAGAGTATTCA is from Arthrobacter burdickii and encodes:
- a CDS encoding ABC transporter ATP-binding protein, with the translated sequence MATVTFDQATRLYPGTEKPAVDKLNIDIADGEFLVLVGPSGCGKSTSLRMLAGLEDVNSGRILIGDRDVTDVPPKDRDIAMVFQNYALYPHMSVADNMGFALKIAGVSKEERAERVREAAKLLDLEDYLDRKPKALSGGQRQRVAMGRAIVRNPQVFLMDEPLSNLDAKLRVQTRTQIASLTRRLGVTTVYVTHDQVEAMTMGDRVAVLKDGILQQVDTPRNLYERPKNVFVAGFIGSPAMNLLELPVTDGGVLFGGIIYPVPRNVLDAAAGNTVTLGVRPEDLVLSSSGEGLQVEVDVVEELGADAYIYGHTTLDGKNHDMVVRVDGRRPPMKGDSVYVRPEQGHVHLFDTTSGLRLAETV